The proteins below are encoded in one region of Clostridium estertheticum:
- a CDS encoding TetR-like C-terminal domain-containing protein, producing MEKHSKNLFAGKNIDTAHQNMVMTYLSHGVFALWRNWFLSGCQMDKDEMVRFSTQLVRQDLDSIN from the coding sequence ATAGAAAAACATTCAAAGAACTTATTTGCTGGTAAAAATATTGACACTGCACATCAAAATATGGTTATGACTTATTTAAGTCATGGTGTTTTTGCTCTATGGCGAAACTGGTTTCTATCCGGATGCCAGATGGATAAAGATGAAATGGTCCGTTTTTCTACTCAACTTGTTCGCCAAGATTTAGATAGTATTAACTAA
- a CDS encoding MerR family transcriptional regulator produces the protein MKELFTIGEMAKLFKINIRSLRYYDEIGLLKPEYTNKITEYRYYSTKQFERLNTIKYLRALDMSIAKILNFFKYRDIDKLVNMLQQQQDEIVAKRRKLELIERKLHDRLIQIKDAVDTTYERIEEKYLPERKIAFLRKEISAQDDLEYPIKELELGNHLETVMFLGKIGVSVSKENLEQKIFGGFSSIFVLLDNEDGDKGKARIIPASDYLTIRFQGTHKEANRYYLNLLEYMQSKEYSLIGDSIEITLIDYGMTNDTSKFVTELQIPYKKT, from the coding sequence ATGAAAGAACTTTTTACAATAGGAGAAATGGCAAAACTGTTTAAGATTAATATACGCTCGCTTAGATATTATGATGAGATAGGACTTTTGAAACCAGAATATACAAATAAAATTACCGAATATCGATATTATTCCACAAAACAGTTTGAGAGACTTAATACAATTAAATATCTCCGTGCATTAGATATGTCAATTGCTAAAATTTTAAATTTTTTTAAATACCGTGATATTGATAAACTTGTTAATATGTTGCAGCAGCAGCAAGATGAAATTGTTGCTAAAAGAAGGAAACTGGAACTAATTGAACGAAAATTACACGATCGTTTAATACAGATAAAAGATGCAGTGGATACAACTTATGAGCGAATAGAAGAAAAATATCTTCCAGAAAGGAAAATAGCATTTCTTCGAAAAGAAATTTCTGCGCAAGATGATTTGGAATATCCAATTAAGGAATTGGAATTAGGTAACCATTTGGAAACTGTAATGTTTCTTGGAAAAATTGGAGTATCTGTTTCTAAGGAAAATTTGGAACAGAAAATATTTGGAGGTTTTTCAAGTATTTTTGTTCTTTTGGATAATGAAGATGGTGATAAAGGAAAAGCTAGAATTATTCCTGCCTCGGATTATCTGACCATTCGTTTTCAAGGTACCCATAAGGAAGCAAATCGATATTACTTAAATTTGCTTGAATATATGCAAAGTAAGGAATATTCGTTGATAGGGGATTCTATTGAAATTACTCTGATTGATTACGGAATGACAAATGATACATCAAAGTTTGTGACTGAACTACAAATTCCATATAAAAAAACTTGA
- a CDS encoding HAMP domain-containing sensor histidine kinase: MRKDEKTKDKRISASLFSLKEYSLIFIMLFIVINTYDSLNYSLKSDNDSSFFIINGLLMGNLIFLCLVICIALGVIRKHIIGKPIKKVCKAANKIADGDFSVRIAPFRTDGKKDDIEVLIDDFNKMAVELSSIEMMKNDFISNVSHEIKSPLSVIQSYSMALQDEDLSLEERREYTKTIVNATQKLSSLVTGILRLNKLENQVIFPVAVEYSLDEQLRCCALDYEEKWEEKNITLEVELDEVTIASDESLLEIVWNNLIGNAIKFTDEGGIINLKLRKEEDTAVVTIGDSGCGMHEEIIRHIFDKFYQGDVSHFKEGNGLGLAMVKKVLDIVDGEIKVDSRPNEGTTFTIILHI; this comes from the coding sequence ATGAGAAAGGATGAAAAAACAAAAGATAAGCGAATTAGTGCAAGTCTTTTTTCATTAAAAGAATATTCGTTAATATTCATTATGCTTTTTATAGTAATCAATACTTACGACAGTTTGAATTACAGTTTAAAAAGTGATAATGATTCGTCTTTTTTTATTATTAACGGTTTATTGATGGGGAATTTAATCTTTTTATGTTTAGTCATTTGCATCGCACTAGGAGTAATAAGAAAGCATATTATAGGCAAACCGATTAAAAAAGTTTGTAAAGCTGCGAATAAAATTGCTGATGGCGATTTCTCGGTAAGAATTGCGCCATTTCGTACAGATGGTAAAAAAGATGATATAGAGGTTTTGATTGATGATTTTAATAAGATGGCAGTGGAACTGTCAAGTATTGAAATGATGAAAAATGACTTTATCTCTAATGTATCGCATGAGATTAAGTCGCCACTTTCTGTTATTCAAAGCTATTCTATGGCATTACAAGATGAGGATCTTTCATTAGAAGAGAGGCGAGAGTATACGAAGACCATCGTAAATGCAACACAAAAATTGTCATCCCTTGTAACGGGTATCCTAAGACTTAATAAATTGGAGAATCAGGTTATATTTCCGGTAGCTGTGGAATATAGTCTGGACGAACAATTACGTTGTTGTGCGCTTGACTATGAGGAAAAATGGGAAGAAAAAAATATTACACTGGAAGTGGAACTTGATGAGGTGACTATAGCTAGTGATGAAAGCCTATTAGAAATTGTCTGGAATAATTTGATAGGAAATGCAATTAAATTTACTGATGAGGGTGGTATTATAAATCTGAAATTGAGAAAAGAAGAAGACACAGCCGTTGTAACAATTGGGGATAGTGGATGCGGCATGCATGAGGAGATAATAAGACATATTTTTGACAAGTTTTATCAGGGAGATGTATCTCATTTTAAAGAAGGAAATGGGCTGGGACTCGCTATGGTGAAGAAAGTCTTGGATATTGTTGATGGAGAGATTAAAGTAGATAGCAGACCAAATGAGGGAACTACTTTTACGATAATTTTACATATATAA
- a CDS encoding macrolide family glycosyltransferase: MAKILFINLLGNGHFNPTIGLVKELMNRGEQVTYTAGEEFREKIEKTGARFKSHTSLSSSINGHSRSDSKNSKSPLEELKEMMEEITDYIFNSKEKFDYIFYDSVFIIGSEVGRILKIPTICSITTFATNEKANVFSEVFKQYEPIIQQLVNSPVYINLAKNLKEKYDIKIPSITTAVTGTGMINIVYTSKYFQICGESFDESYKFIGPSISDRKDELDFSLETNDKKKVIYISLGTLFNASIEFYENCFKALGNMDATVIMSIGKDTDINIFSAIPSNFIVRNYVSQLEVLKHTDVFITHGGMNSTNEALYYDVPLVLIPQSVDQPAVANRVAQLGAGIVIEKDKITPEILKQSVVKILSDNTFRINSEKLGRSLREAGGYKKAVDEILKLK, translated from the coding sequence ATGGCTAAAATATTATTTATAAATTTGTTAGGTAATGGACACTTCAACCCTACGATAGGTCTAGTTAAAGAATTAATGAATAGAGGGGAACAGGTTACGTATACTGCTGGTGAAGAGTTTAGAGAAAAAATAGAAAAGACAGGAGCTAGATTTAAAAGCCATACGAGTTTATCAAGTTCTATTAATGGACATTCAAGGTCAGATTCGAAAAATAGTAAGTCTCCGCTAGAAGAGTTAAAAGAAATGATGGAAGAAATAACTGACTATATATTTAATTCAAAAGAAAAATTTGATTATATTTTTTACGATTCAGTTTTTATTATAGGCAGCGAAGTGGGAAGAATATTAAAAATACCTACAATTTGTTCTATTACTACTTTTGCAACTAACGAAAAAGCAAATGTTTTTTCAGAGGTATTTAAGCAATATGAACCTATAATACAGCAACTTGTAAATAGCCCCGTGTACATAAATTTAGCTAAAAATTTAAAAGAAAAATATGATATAAAGATTCCTAGTATAACTACTGCAGTTACTGGAACAGGCATGATTAATATTGTATATACTTCTAAGTATTTTCAAATTTGTGGTGAAAGCTTTGATGAAAGTTACAAATTTATTGGTCCATCAATATCAGATAGAAAGGATGAATTAGATTTTTCTTTAGAAACTAATGATAAGAAGAAGGTTATTTACATATCTTTAGGTACTTTATTTAATGCTTCTATTGAGTTTTATGAAAATTGTTTTAAAGCTTTAGGTAATATGGATGCAACAGTTATTATGTCTATAGGTAAAGACACAGATATTAATATATTTAGTGCTATTCCATCTAATTTTATTGTTCGCAATTATGTATCTCAACTTGAAGTTTTAAAACATACAGATGTATTTATTACCCATGGTGGTATGAACAGTACTAATGAAGCTCTGTATTATGATGTTCCATTGGTTCTTATTCCTCAATCAGTTGATCAGCCTGCCGTAGCAAATAGAGTAGCGCAGCTTGGTGCAGGTATTGTTATTGAAAAAGATAAAATTACCCCTGAGATATTAAAGCAATCAGTAGTTAAAATTCTTTCAGATAATACATTTAGAATAAACAGTGAAAAGCTTGGAAGATCGCTTAGAGAAGCAGGAGGATATAAAAAAGCAGTTGATGAAATACTTAAATTAAAGTGA
- the galU gene encoding UTP--glucose-1-phosphate uridylyltransferase GalU produces MKIKKLIIPAAGLGTRFLPATKAIPKEMLPIVDKPTMQYIIEEAVASGIEEILIITGRNKKSIEDHFDKSVELELELEHKHKDEILKQVRDISNMVNIQFIRQKEPKGLGHAINKARAFVGNEPFAVMLGDDIVDAKIPCLKQLMNCFEEKNVTIVGVQEVAKENVDKYGIVDGVQVSDRVYKVNNLVEKPEVNVAPSNLAILGRYIITPEIFDILDNTLPGKGGEIQLTDALKTLISRQDMYAYVFEGRRYDVGDKLGFLEATVEFALKRDELKVPFMKYLQTLKNNDSFKGIYEEVACDNEK; encoded by the coding sequence ATGAAAATTAAAAAACTTATTATACCGGCAGCAGGACTTGGAACAAGGTTTCTACCTGCGACAAAGGCAATCCCTAAAGAAATGTTACCTATAGTTGATAAGCCTACAATGCAATATATTATAGAGGAAGCGGTTGCTTCTGGCATAGAAGAAATATTAATTATTACAGGAAGAAATAAAAAATCTATTGAAGATCACTTTGATAAATCAGTAGAACTTGAGCTAGAATTAGAACATAAACATAAGGATGAGATTCTTAAACAGGTTAGAGACATATCAAACATGGTGAATATACAATTTATAAGACAAAAGGAACCAAAAGGACTTGGACATGCTATAAATAAAGCAAGAGCTTTTGTAGGTAATGAACCCTTTGCTGTAATGCTTGGTGATGATATAGTTGATGCTAAAATCCCATGTTTAAAGCAGTTAATGAATTGTTTTGAGGAAAAGAATGTAACAATCGTTGGAGTTCAAGAAGTAGCGAAAGAAAATGTTGATAAATATGGCATAGTTGATGGAGTTCAAGTCAGTGATCGAGTATACAAAGTAAATAATCTTGTTGAAAAACCTGAAGTTAATGTAGCACCCTCTAATTTAGCTATACTTGGTAGGTATATAATAACTCCAGAAATTTTTGATATATTAGATAATACGTTGCCTGGCAAGGGCGGAGAAATTCAGCTAACTGATGCTCTAAAAACATTGATTTCAAGGCAAGATATGTATGCATATGTATTTGAAGGACGCAGATATGATGTAGGTGATAAATTGGGATTTCTTGAAGCAACAGTGGAGTTTGCATTAAAAAGAGATGAGCTAAAGGTTCCATTTATGAAGTATCTTCAAACCTTAAAAAATAATGATAGCTTTAAGGGGATATATGAAGAAGTAGCTTGTGACAATGAAAAATAA
- a CDS encoding Rrf2 family transcriptional regulator has translation MKISSRFTVAVHILSLLSIYPTPLPTSDMIADSVNTNAVVIRRILGMLKNAGLVDMKRGTGGSYLTKHIEEINLLEVYKAVDVVEPGGLFQIHQTPNPNCPIGANIQSVIEVTLFNAQESMEHVLKNVTILDVVSDFNEKINK, from the coding sequence ATGAAAATAAGTAGTCGATTCACTGTAGCAGTCCACATACTATCTCTTCTATCCATTTATCCAACTCCATTGCCAACTTCAGATATGATCGCAGACAGTGTAAATACTAACGCAGTAGTAATCAGAAGAATACTTGGGATGCTTAAAAATGCAGGTCTTGTTGATATGAAACGTGGAACAGGCGGTTCATATCTTACTAAGCATATTGAAGAGATAAATTTATTAGAAGTATACAAGGCAGTAGATGTAGTGGAGCCTGGTGGTTTATTTCAAATTCATCAAACTCCAAATCCAAACTGTCCCATAGGTGCAAACATTCAATCCGTAATTGAAGTAACTTTGTTTAATGCACAAGAATCGATGGAACATGTTCTAAAAAATGTTACCATTCTTGATGTTGTTTCCGATTTCAATGAGAAAATTAATAAATAG
- a CDS encoding DsbA family protein, translated as MKNKIYYVMDTMCGWCYGFSDVITKIHEKHKDKYDFEIIPGGMWVGDEVKKVDAFLGEYIKTNNVRVEALTSVHFGEAFNKNVLGGGNRVLDSLPGAKAMVLFQKSNRDMAFDFLKKIQEAFFVSGQDMNEITVYTKIAESFGISKEDFEKKFLSQELSEETFECFKKGQKLGVQSFPTVILEKGNKRTIIAQGYSSFEELDKILLRE; from the coding sequence ATGAAAAATAAAATATATTATGTTATGGATACAATGTGTGGATGGTGTTATGGTTTTAGTGATGTTATTACTAAAATCCATGAAAAACATAAGGATAAATATGACTTTGAAATAATACCTGGAGGCATGTGGGTAGGTGATGAAGTTAAAAAAGTGGATGCTTTTTTAGGTGAATATATAAAAACTAATAACGTTAGAGTAGAGGCCTTAACTAGTGTTCACTTCGGTGAAGCCTTTAATAAAAATGTATTAGGGGGCGGTAATAGAGTTCTAGATAGCTTGCCAGGTGCAAAGGCAATGGTTCTCTTTCAAAAATCAAATAGAGATATGGCCTTTGATTTTCTAAAAAAAATCCAAGAAGCATTTTTTGTAAGCGGTCAAGATATGAATGAAATTACTGTCTATACTAAAATTGCCGAAAGTTTTGGTATTTCTAAAGAAGACTTTGAAAAAAAATTTCTTTCACAGGAACTGAGTGAAGAAACTTTTGAGTGCTTTAAAAAAGGCCAAAAATTGGGGGTACAGAGTTTTCCAACAGTTATTCTTGAAAAAGGAAACAAAAGAACAATCATTGCTCAAGGCTATAGCAGTTTTGAAGAACTTGATAAAATTCTATTAAGGGAATAA
- a CDS encoding response regulator transcription factor — protein MFNILVVEDDTKLNYIICAYLNRNGYNAYGCKNPIEGFDKMASTMCDLIISDIMMPEMDGFEFAKVMREQDKTMPILFITSRDDISSKQKGFRIGIDDYMVKPIDMDELILHVGALLRRANIANARKITIGRLEMNIDEMTATLDGEEIPITVKEFNILYKLLSYPKRTFTRSQLMDEFWGLSSESGCRTVDVYITKIRNKFSDCKDFEIITVHGLGYKAVLK, from the coding sequence ATGTTTAATATTCTTGTTGTTGAAGATGATACAAAATTGAATTATATTATATGCGCTTATCTTAACCGTAATGGGTACAACGCTTATGGATGCAAGAATCCGATAGAAGGATTTGATAAAATGGCCTCTACCATGTGTGATTTGATTATTTCAGATATTATGATGCCAGAGATGGATGGTTTTGAATTTGCAAAGGTTATGAGGGAACAGGATAAGACAATGCCAATCCTATTTATTACTTCCCGTGATGATATTTCATCAAAGCAGAAGGGATTCCGTATTGGTATTGATGATTATATGGTGAAACCCATAGATATGGATGAATTAATTCTCCATGTTGGAGCTCTGCTGAGGCGTGCGAACATTGCTAATGCAAGGAAGATTACGATTGGAAGATTGGAGATGAACATTGACGAGATGACAGCAACCTTGGATGGTGAAGAAATTCCGATAACAGTTAAAGAATTTAATATATTGTACAAATTGCTTTCCTATCCGAAACGTACATTTACTAGAAGTCAGTTGATGGATGAATTTTGGGGATTATCCAGTGAGAGCGGTTGCCGAACTGTGGATGTATATATTACAAAAATAAGAAATAAATTTTCCGATTGCAAAGACTTTGAAATAATAACGGTACATGGGCTGGGATATAAGGCGGTGCTAAAATGA
- a CDS encoding FadR/GntR family transcriptional regulator: MELFFEELQTPSLRELFVKQMEGMILSGKMAIGTKLPTERELSEKMKVSRAIVNGGIADMEAKGFLEVIPRTGTYVSNYKNKGKVEVLNSIMQYNGDDFDIEMLQSFMQFRKDMENTNTMKAALNRSEEDLEVIESHLIKMENTDDIAELAELAFKFHHSVSIASGNIIYPLMYNSFYPIVYALNKKYFILTGKDGKQQCLAIMRKIFESIRNKNALEAREAIMDEIDTSGKALGFRLTE; the protein is encoded by the coding sequence ATGGAATTGTTTTTTGAGGAGCTACAAACTCCATCTTTGAGAGAATTGTTTGTAAAACAGATGGAAGGCATGATTCTATCCGGCAAGATGGCTATAGGGACGAAACTGCCTACTGAGCGAGAGCTTTCAGAAAAGATGAAGGTCAGCCGCGCAATTGTAAACGGCGGGATAGCGGATATGGAGGCAAAGGGTTTTCTAGAAGTAATTCCGCGTACAGGAACATATGTTTCTAATTATAAAAATAAGGGCAAGGTGGAGGTGCTAAATTCCATCATGCAATACAACGGCGATGATTTTGACATAGAGATGCTGCAATCTTTTATGCAGTTTCGAAAGGATATGGAAAATACCAATACGATGAAGGCGGCGTTGAACCGAAGTGAAGAGGATTTGGAGGTCATCGAGTCGCACCTGATTAAGATGGAAAATACAGATGATATTGCGGAACTTGCGGAACTTGCTTTCAAGTTTCATCACAGCGTCAGTATTGCCTCCGGTAATATCATCTATCCCCTGATGTATAATTCGTTTTATCCCATTGTCTATGCACTGAATAAAAAATACTTCATATTGACGGGAAAAGATGGAAAACAGCAATGCTTAGCCATCATGCGGAAGATTTTTGAATCTATTCGCAATAAAAATGCACTTGAGGCAAGAGAAGCAATTATGGACGAAATCGACACTTCTGGAAAGGCACTTGGCTTTCGACTAACAGAATGA
- a CDS encoding MFS transporter, translating to MEERIIDTNIIEGEDRKLKFREKLACGIGGLSGTFHYEMIQIFLLFFYTDIMKISVAYVGGLFLVVRVLSAVSAPVFAVFVDRVTTPWGKYKPWFIILGVPFGIFGFLTYTNMGLSPTGKLIYVTITYTIYSLADAFVSGPKAAIIPAITKRVDERVSIGQISMMGVMLGAILATIGIQPLYKLLGGGNDSKGFSLLMAGVGIITVLISLFEGFTLKERYIAKVKKDENAPSLKQMFMAVITNKTAVIVYIYMFATNLSTGVKSAVMLYYFKYFFHNENLMVTMGIAALVPSLIGVVLSSKATKIFGIKNNIIIGVIVNVITFAGIMLIPATSTGSTFFLILMGIAGLFNGISTPALATLMPAAMDYTEWKSGLNINAFMGSIQKFLQTFSTALSGALVASALVFVGYVPGAEQNSSTLFGLRVLMSIVPAIIAVFTGAIMWLDLTGEKQAQITKELAQRRKNV from the coding sequence ATGGAAGAAAGAATTATAGATACAAATATTATTGAAGGTGAAGACCGAAAACTTAAGTTTCGTGAGAAGTTAGCTTGTGGTATAGGTGGATTGTCTGGAACTTTTCATTATGAAATGATACAAATATTTTTGCTCTTTTTTTATACTGACATAATGAAAATTAGTGTGGCTTATGTTGGAGGATTATTTCTAGTTGTTCGTGTTCTCTCTGCTGTATCAGCGCCAGTTTTTGCAGTTTTTGTGGATAGAGTAACTACACCATGGGGTAAATACAAGCCATGGTTTATAATACTAGGTGTACCTTTTGGTATTTTTGGTTTCTTAACCTATACAAATATGGGTTTAAGTCCTACAGGAAAGTTAATATATGTAACTATCACTTACACTATTTATAGTCTTGCAGACGCATTTGTAAGCGGACCAAAAGCTGCAATAATACCTGCTATTACAAAAAGAGTTGATGAGAGAGTATCAATCGGTCAGATTTCCATGATGGGTGTTATGCTAGGAGCTATATTAGCTACCATAGGGATACAACCTTTATATAAACTGTTAGGTGGTGGTAATGATTCTAAAGGATTCTCTTTACTTATGGCAGGCGTTGGTATTATTACTGTATTAATATCACTATTTGAGGGATTTACCTTAAAGGAAAGATATATAGCAAAAGTAAAAAAAGATGAAAATGCCCCTTCACTTAAACAGATGTTTATGGCTGTTATCACAAATAAAACTGCTGTAATTGTATATATATATATGTTTGCAACAAATTTATCTACTGGTGTTAAATCTGCTGTCATGCTATATTATTTTAAATATTTTTTCCACAATGAGAATTTGATGGTCACCATGGGAATTGCTGCTTTGGTTCCGTCTCTTATTGGTGTAGTATTAAGTTCAAAAGCAACTAAAATCTTTGGTATTAAAAATAATATAATAATAGGTGTTATTGTCAATGTGATAACATTTGCAGGAATTATGCTAATTCCAGCTACTTCAACAGGTTCTACATTTTTCTTAATTTTAATGGGCATCGCTGGTTTATTTAATGGAATATCTACTCCAGCTCTTGCTACGCTGATGCCAGCTGCAATGGATTATACTGAGTGGAAGAGTGGCCTTAATATAAATGCATTTATGGGTTCTATTCAAAAATTCTTACAAACTTTCTCTACTGCGTTATCAGGTGCATTAGTTGCAAGTGCACTAGTTTTTGTTGGATATGTACCAGGAGCAGAACAAAACAGTTCCACACTCTTTGGACTTAGGGTGTTAATGAGTATTGTACCTGCTATTATTGCTGTATTTACTGGAGCTATAATGTGGTTGGATCTTACAGGAGAAAAACAAGCTCAAATTACTAAAGAACTTGCACAACGCAGAAAAAATGTTTAA
- a CDS encoding DUF554 domain-containing protein, whose product MLGIIINTGTILTGSLIGTVVKKGIKEEYQGALFTAMGLAATGLGINSVVQNMPKSHFPVLFIISLAIGSLLGTILNLDGKFQKLTSKFSSNNLGQGLSTAILLFCIGTLSILGPIESAINGNNTYLFTNATLDFVTSMVLASTYGFGISIAAGVLFIWQSSIYIAAGLLSRFLTQDLLTEISIVGGFLILSSGISILNIKDCKTLNMLPSLLVPIIFFLVKIAIGL is encoded by the coding sequence ATGTTAGGAATTATCATAAATACAGGAACTATTTTAACAGGAAGTCTGATTGGAACGGTGGTAAAGAAAGGAATTAAAGAGGAATATCAAGGAGCTTTGTTTACGGCTATGGGGCTTGCAGCTACTGGGCTTGGGATTAATTCTGTGGTACAGAATATGCCTAAAAGCCACTTCCCTGTACTTTTTATTATCAGTCTTGCAATTGGAAGCTTGCTCGGAACTATCTTAAATTTGGATGGGAAATTTCAGAAGTTGACAAGTAAGTTTTCCTCAAATAACTTAGGGCAAGGGCTATCTACGGCTATACTATTATTCTGCATTGGAACTTTATCTATATTAGGACCGATAGAAAGTGCTATCAACGGTAATAATACTTATCTTTTTACCAATGCAACCTTAGATTTTGTTACATCAATGGTACTGGCATCCACTTATGGATTTGGAATATCAATAGCAGCCGGTGTTTTATTTATATGGCAAAGTAGTATTTACATTGCTGCAGGACTTTTATCACGGTTCTTAACACAGGATTTGTTAACTGAAATTTCTATTGTAGGTGGTTTCTTAATTTTAAGTTCCGGAATTTCTATTTTAAACATTAAGGATTGCAAGACATTAAATATGCTTCCTTCCCTTCTTGTTCCGATTATCTTCTTTCTCGTGAAAATAGCAATAGGATTATGA